The Liolophura sinensis isolate JHLJ2023 chromosome 12, CUHK_Ljap_v2, whole genome shotgun sequence genome segment ccccgcgccCCCACCCCCTGGGTAACGGTTGACAGACCTGCCGACCGAATGCTGGTCTGTTGAGTTGTAAAAAGGCTGCATGCAGCTTTGTCCAGCTTTGATGTACTCTGTACGTTACCGACGCTCGGCCAGACTCACAAGAAAAGGAGCTTTCTCCAAAGAAGACATAAATTGCCTCTATGTATAACATTTTCCCTGTACGTACATCGTAACAAGCTGGTCACCAAAATTTCCTTAAAAATGATCACATGTTTCATTAACAGCTGTATGAGACTTCATCAGGTTGTTAGGTTGATCTGAAGATCACCCTGAGTTTTCGTAATGTGAAAGACCCATTTGatgaacattaaaaaaactgagaaaatcaAACTATTGCCTCTCAGTTGAGTACTGATATACTTTTTGATCCAATTTCCTGAAAAAAGATTACTCCAACCAAAAGTGCAAAGTGAAAAGTGTATACATACCACGATATCTGGGTGTCGGAAGCGCCAATTCCGAGTTTTTGGAAGTATTGCAAGAGGTTCTTCTGCTATTTGCCTCTCAGCGCATGTGAAGAAGAGCTCGGGGCTATCCAgcgtgaatatttatttattttgattggcactcaagaatatttcacttatacgacagcggtcagcattgtggtggtttGAAATCGGGTAGAGTcttggagaaacccacgaccatccgcagattgctgtcagacctttccacgtacggccggaaaggaagccagcatgagctggacttgaactgccAGCGACCCTgtgagcctcctgggtcattccagCGTGAATACACAGGGCAATTaagcctataggcctacacattgtGTAATGCCGTTCATATAAATTAAGAACGTGGTCTAACAAAAGTCACATTATGGCTTTAAGGAAACTCCTTCTGGCGCGCAGTCGTGTTTAAAATCCCCTACGCTTGTTATTTCCAAGGTTTAAACTCACATGTGTCTGTTGATATTTGAGGGAATGTAGTTGTTGCATGCTTGGGTGgaatggtatatacatgtatagactttCAGGCCTGTTGCTTAGCGGCTTCATGGTCAGGGCGAATgacttaaataataaatatttacctaATGGAcagaattaaaaatatttaggACGGCCTGAACTTATCCCGCTTCCGGTATTACCCGGATTGATCTCCCTTAGAcgtaataaatacattaatttcCCATAGATTTATGTCCAATAGCAAATTATTTGCTTTCATATCCCTGTGGACAAATGACACTAtgaccttatatatatatacaaataaaaaacatgaagCATTAAGCCTCATTTTTTAGGAAGAGCATGTCTGATCGAGATCTCAATAATGGATATTCACGCAGAAAGGCTGCCCTAATACCGTCGTATTTGTAGTGAAAAGGATGATATGCGGAAAAATCCAGCCAACAGGGCAAAATATCAATGTGACTTAATGGATTTCTTAAAACTTGACATTCGCAGTGGAGTTACTGGGCCCATCCAACTTCATCTGTGATCGATATCCATTTTTCTCAGTGTTCAATACAAAACTTCGTAATGGATcacagtaaataaaataacgACCAGCACCTCGAGTTTGTTCCAAACTAAACTCGATAAACCGGTAGGAATGCATCGAGTACAAACAAGCATGTAAATTATAAGATTTATACCCTACCAATTCTAATACAATAATCTGATCAATCCATTAAACCCAGTAACTGCTGATCAACATTTGGAACCATCCTGACTCCATAattccattttcattttgtttgttacTGCACAGAGGTCAGAAGGGACGctaattaaattcatttatttatttatttatctatttatttatttatttatttgattggtgtttaaggctgttctcaagaatatttcacttatacgacggcagccagcattatggttggaggaaaccgggcagagcccggaggaaacgatcatccacaggttgctgccagatctacccacgtacggcccgtgaggaagccagcatgaggtggacttgagcTCGCAGCGACCCGCTAATGAATGAGCCATCAACAACTCATATAATGTTTATAGAAACTttaacattacacatgtacgaatattttctgcttttttcGTGTGATTCTAAGATCAAGACGCCAGCCTGTCCCTTCTTTGGCTTCTTGGTCTGCTTATTCGTCAGTATACAAAGGCTTCCAcgttcaaaacatttatttattttaatttcaaccaAATAACACAAACATAGGTACACAAAGTTACAGGCGTTGTCTGAAAATGTCCGCGAGTCTTTATCAAAAGCACTTGTACTGATTGTTTGGCTATTTGCGACAGCCTCGCGAGAACGCTTGCGCCTAGACTTGACCAAACCAGACAGCTCTAATCGTCTGTCACATCAGAGATTACTTCCTTCCACCTCACTCTCGCGTTGTCGCACGGTAAAAACGTTAAAGCCTCATAGTTCTGCCTGCTTCTATTCTACATCCATGACGGTACCCATGTGAAATCAGTCAACCCTGAGAACATTTCTGTTATCACAACATCAGCCATCAGAATAACATTAACCATCAAACTTCTGCACCATACAACGCAGTCATGATATCTGCACAGTATGTCTCAATAGTATAGTATGTTtctaatatttaataaaaaattgaaaaaattaacACTAAGTAAAAAAGACAACATAATTACACACACTAATAAACAAATACCACGGAGCTCAACTCATCTGCAACACAAAGATAACCAAAAAAAATTCACGATGTTGTTGAAAATGGACTACATGTAAGATCTCTAAAACGTAAACTGTAACTTCTGAAGCTGTGCACCAATTTTGCATTTAATACAATGAGCAAATCTTAAAATAGGTCCGGAACGCTGCCAAAAAGCAACGTAACGACGGCCAAGCTTTTGCTGAAGTAAACTGACCTTTCCGAATCATCCACGTGACAGACATATTGAATGACGAAGTGCAGATGTGTAGTTCCATCCGGTAGTTATGAGGCCGGATTAATAACAGAATACTGACTGTAAAACTGCCAGTTGAGATACCCACTGCAGGATTTTTCAAGACATAAATGGAAAGGATGTCCTCTTTTATCACCGGAGTTTCATATCTTATCTTGATTCAATTTAATTCAATTTAAAGCACAGTTGTAACATAGCATTTTCCTCCATAAAGGCTTCTCACTCTGTTACCTCCCTATCCAGTCCACGGTTCTACGCGTGATCGCGAGCGAATACCTCCGCAGCAGAATATCACatacaaaattgttttcaatcGAAATCTAAATGAAGGATAAATGGCTGAATAGATGATGACGTTGACAAAACAGTTGCTATTTGCCATCCACATGGAGGTAAAAAGCAGCCAAcctgaaaactgacaaaaaagttCAAATTGTCCCAGAAAAAACACTACAAAAAACGGACCCCAGGTCATGAAATACAAGCTTATTGTTGCAACCAGCAGTCGGATGACTTTCTTTTCACGATAACTCCAGGATCGTTGCCTGAGGGTGTTTTGCGTACTGGCCGCGATACCTGTACCAGTGTTTGCTGTCATTCTTTGCCTGAGAGATTTTGTAACGGAAGTAGTGGTGAAAATGATCACCAATCCACTTAACACACCCACCATAAATCCAGTTCCGATGCATACCCATTTGCTTTCACAAACCACTACACACGTGGTGATATCCGGGTTAAACCGGAAGTGCAACTGATCCTCACCTTTGATTATTGTTGGTGCCACAAACAGTATTAAGCACGAAGTCCACAGCAAGCAGACAATTCCAAGGGATCTTTTCTgggtcattttatttttgtagaaTACTGGATAACTGGTGGCAATATAGCGTTCAACTCCGATGACACCAACGCTCCAAATGGACACCGTGGAACATGAACCATGGACAATAGCGCTTATCTGACACCAGATGGCGCCGTAAGGCCACGTGCCGTTAATTGCCGGGGCTATGGCTGGGAGACAACCAATCAGTCCTGTGCAAAAATCTGCTGTAGTCAAATTAATGAGAAAAACCTTAGTGACAGGAGATATGTTTTTGATCGTCCACAGAATGACAAAGTTAAGGAGATTGCTTAAAATGATCGTCACAGATACCAAAAGCACCACTGCAGACCGTATTGCAATTTCCACTGTGGTGTATCCAACGTCGTTTGTTGTGTTGCCTTTGCATTGGGAAACGTTGAAGGTGAGATTCATGTTTTACAAATATACGATAACTAAAACTGGTTTAGAATTCCAGACAAATTCTCAGCAAAGCTTGTAGCTTGAAACAACAGGCTGAACTGTAAATAAAATCAAGGAGTCCTTACTTTATACTTGCTGTTCAACACTAATACGTTTTACCAAACCTTGGATAAACATACTAGCTACAGATTTATCCCACAAAAGCTGTTTTGTTCTCACGTGATGTTTTCTGTAAGTAAAAAGAAGTCCGCGGTGTGAAAGCGATGTTTCAGATATACCTGATGAATGGACTTTTTAAAGTCTGTTCAGTTCGTCTGTCATCGAAGTTCCAGCACTTGTCCACTTCCGAAGCCGCTCTGAAAATCAAAGGTTGATATTTGGTTGTAAGCATATGCAGACCTCTTAACAAGAAAGTCCATTGCATGctgttaatttgtttaacaaacaTGACACCTTGTTACTTATTGCTTTCAAAACAACGGGGTACTCAGAAAACtttgttatttactttattACGTCCAATTATCGGTGCACGTATGGttgtaaaacatatatgaagtacacacgcactgcaacgtgACAGAAGTAAATGATGCCTTCTTGACTAcagaccgctttggtggcctaatagCTGGAGCGTTCGCCTTGAGCTCGGAAGGCCTCTgattaatcctgggtcgggtcataccaaagacgttAAAATTGGTAGTTGTTGCTGTTGCCTCGCTTGCCACTCAGCAATagggggttagagcaaggaaacaggactggtgggtccggtgtcaatataatgtctgagtatcatgtctggtgtcttcggcatgatgcttcagtggcggcagcactttggcgacatgggctcgcccagccacaagaagacactgtatatatgtacatacataataactcctcgtcgtcatatgttgaaaaattgttcagtacgacattaaaccccaagcattcattcattcattcaatgattaCAGCCTGGGACACGGTTACCAGAATAGACGTCACAGTATTGCTCAAAAAACATTCTTGCAGACAGGTTAAATCTTGTCCATCCATACAACAACTACATTTTCCAGCTGTTACTTTACCTGCTCAGTACACTGTTCATCTCCCAATTGGTTTACTTGATTGACGCAGGCCTAACCGATACTGTAATGCGTCTAGGAGGCGGTCGATGGCGTAGAGTGAACTTGAGCGATACTAACATAGCTTTAGATCCTTTTCTTAGAATATTCTCTAGTCGTCATGAAATGCCGAAGAGACTTCGGTGGACTCACTAAATAACGCtaattgtcatttattttgGTATCATATGGCGGGCATCGCAAAGTAATCCCCTTTGAATTCAAGACTTCCCTTCTGCACGTGTATCATTAAAATGCTGTGAAGTATTTCATCCTGCTGATTACTACGGCTCTCATGTGTTTCCTAAGTACACACCATGCCTTGACATATTGGTCTCATACTATCAAAGCAATCTCTTAAAATTAATCCGATAAGGGTCGTTTTAAAGTGGAGACAACAAAACTGTGCTTAGACAAGTACTTACAAGCAATAAACATTCGCTTCTTTGGTTGATtcagcaaaacaacaacaaatcttCTATGGCCGTTGTATTAGGGTTTCCTCACAATCAAAGTGTCAAGGACTTAAGGCTTTACGCCTCCCGTTTTGACAATACCTTTTATATTCCGCTAGGGCAATCTCTCATAATTATGCTTTCGGCTCTCCATACAGTTACAGCTGTATAAACCAGAAGTGTATTTGGAAATCTCAAAGTCTTAAAGTGCTTTAACATAATCGAGGTTTTAGAATATAATTAGAGATGTACAGCACAAACAgcaagaccagagcagcgacgacagtgtgatagctggcacatggtcacgcgtaacctgtgaaatacagcctcttaccaatttacctcagtcagggttttattcaaactgtccatgtacatgcataaattgcagcAGTTTACACACCTCCTATTTAGTTTTAGGTATACATGCAGGCAGGAAATGCGCAGGGGCTCTTAGGCTGAAATGATCATTACACATCCTTACAAATCtctgggcccatatttatctAGAGTCTTAGGACTTAACTCAAACATTCCAACTCTGccacagttaaaatgttttgctctaggacGTTTAAAATTTGCCCATCGATTCTTTGCTGCAGAACAATGTGAAAGTGACAGTTTGAGTTGTTTTCTGCTCAGAGTTTGACTTTTTCTGAGAGCTTACAATTTTTGACTTACAGGTAAGTGTTAAGTTTCTCGATAAATACGGGACCTGgatcctaatttcgtactttatgatCTTAGTTCGTTGATTTGTTAAACATCGTTTTAAGATTTAGCCTTGCGATTAACCTCTATTTACCTTGCTTCATACGATTGTCTGTTTCAACGAGTAGGTTCGAAATATGTAAATAACGATTGTAAGCTCGCAAGAAATTGGATGTCCATTAAAGCCCAATTTGACCGTTTTATACAACAGCTATTTTATTCACAACTCACTGTCATAATATATGACAGTGCAGCAGCGATAGTAttgtagctggcaaatggtcacacgtaaccaatgaAATGCGGTGTCTTGTCTATTTCACGTGAAAAATCTAGACTTACTGTGTAGCGATCACATTTAAGATTGAAtaccattaaaacaatgctaCGGAACCAGGCTTCTGAAATGCTTGGCCCACCAGCAGCAGCCCGATTTATGCAGGAACACAGTTCAAAAGAATAACACGCCAGCTACATTGTTTGTCGCAATACGAATAAATACTAACGATGGATTCTGGTTTGATAGGTAAACCACAGCAGTTCCAGACGGCCCAGCTTGATTGTTCAAATACGTCTGCACGAATTGAAGCGTGGGGCCATAtagaaagactacagcatagagattaatACCTGCAAAGACATTAGCTTGAGATAAAATGGGCAcacataacaggtgaaatacagcctcttgttaactctgttagagttttattccaaTTGTGCCTGTCGATGCTTAATTGCATGCCACCTTAGCTCCTTGGCTTGTGTATaatcaggtaaaaaaatgcagtgatgttaattgc includes the following:
- the LOC135479871 gene encoding beta-3 adrenergic receptor-like; protein product: MNLTFNVSQCKGNTTNDVGYTTVEIAIRSAVVLLVSVTIILSNLLNFVILWTIKNISPVTKVFLINLTTADFCTGLIGCLPAIAPAINGTWPYGAIWCQISAIVHGSCSTVSIWSVGVIGVERYIATSYPVFYKNKMTQKRSLGIVCLLWTSCLILFVAPTIIKGWLLFTSMWMANSNCFVNVIIYSAIYPSFRFRLKTIL